A single genomic interval of Dyella sp. GSA-30 harbors:
- a CDS encoding FecR domain-containing protein produces MNETQRFKHSGESSLRLTEQAASWYLDQRAGMSEAQQREFLAWLRRSPAHLSEYLAIAQMHGDMQVAATMEALSTDQLVDLAATESAVVALRKPAALPARKEAVRIPAPRRRHRTAWLTAAAMFAIVVLGASGWWFGREAPADVYSSGNDAVRSVALSDGTLVQLDRQSTIAVRFDEHARHIEIVSGNALFDVGKDAARPLSVTVGANLLRDIGTVFAVQRTEQGADVAVISGRVQVLERGSRWAAWRNEAGASLANLTGGEQAHMDAQGSVRRSTSTDLASATAWLPTEIRFQRDTVANVARRFNAYTTRPLLIEDPAVANMRLSGVFHARDVDAFIAYLQTLPHVRIEREKDRVRVVGAESSQSATRL; encoded by the coding sequence CTGCGGCTTACCGAGCAGGCGGCAAGCTGGTATCTGGATCAGCGCGCGGGCATGTCCGAAGCGCAGCAACGCGAGTTTCTGGCATGGCTGCGGCGCTCGCCGGCGCATTTGAGCGAGTATCTGGCGATCGCGCAGATGCATGGCGATATGCAGGTTGCCGCCACGATGGAGGCACTCAGCACGGATCAGCTGGTCGATCTGGCTGCCACCGAAAGTGCGGTGGTGGCCCTGCGCAAGCCAGCCGCTCTTCCAGCGCGAAAAGAGGCCGTGCGGATACCGGCACCACGTCGCCGCCATCGCACAGCGTGGCTGACTGCGGCGGCGATGTTCGCCATCGTTGTGCTGGGCGCTTCCGGTTGGTGGTTTGGACGTGAAGCTCCCGCTGACGTCTATAGCTCGGGCAATGATGCCGTGCGCAGCGTCGCCCTGTCTGACGGAACGCTGGTACAGCTCGACCGGCAGAGCACCATCGCGGTGCGCTTCGATGAGCATGCGCGCCATATCGAGATCGTAAGCGGCAACGCCCTGTTCGATGTCGGCAAGGATGCGGCCCGCCCGTTGAGCGTCACCGTGGGTGCGAATCTCTTGCGGGACATCGGCACGGTATTCGCGGTGCAGCGTACCGAGCAGGGTGCGGACGTTGCCGTCATCAGCGGCCGCGTGCAGGTTCTGGAGCGCGGCTCGCGCTGGGCTGCCTGGCGCAACGAAGCGGGCGCCTCACTAGCCAATCTGACGGGCGGCGAGCAGGCGCATATGGATGCGCAAGGTAGCGTGCGTCGTTCGACATCGACCGATCTTGCATCGGCCACCGCATGGCTGCCGACGGAAATTCGCTTTCAGCGCGATACGGTCGCGAATGTGGCGCGACGTTTTAATGCCTACACCACCCGGCCCTTGTTGATCGAAGATCCAGCCGTGGCGAACATGCGTTTGAGCGGTGTGTTTCACGCGCGCGACGTCGATGCCTTTATCGCTTATCTGCAGACATTGCCGCATGTGCGGATCGAGCGCGAAAAGGATCGGGTGCGCGTCGTTGGCGCCGAGTCGTCACAAAGTGCAACGCGGTTGTAG